Below is a window of Halarcobacter anaerophilus DNA.
TCTTTTCTTTGTATATTATCTAAATATAATAATATAAGAATTAAATCTTTTTAGCCCTTTTTATATATAATCTCTGCCTTAAAAGATGAATATAAGGAGTAAAATATATGACAGTGGCAGTTTTTTGTGGTTCAAGCAGTGGAAATAGTGTTGATTTCGTAAATGCAACAAAAGAGTTAGGAAAATATTTTGCTCAAAACGGTATAGATATCGTTTACGGTGGTGGAAAAGTAGGACTTATGGGAACTATCGCTGATTCTATTATGCAAAACGGCGGAAAAGTTTACGGTGTGATTCCTGAGTATCTAAAAGATAAAGAGTTAGCCCATGAAACAGTTACCAAATTAGAGGTTGTTCCGGGAATGCATGAACGAAAAGCTTTAATGGCAGAAAAAGCGGATGCCTTTGTAGCTCTTCCCGGAGGTGCTGGAACGTTAGAAGAGATCTTTGAAGTTTGGACTTGGGCTCAACTTGGATTTCATACAAAACCTTGTGCTTTTTTTAATATAAACGGTTTTTACGACAAACTTTTTGAAATGCTTGAAAATATGTGTGAAAAAGAGTTTATGAAAAAAGAGTATTTTAATAAACTTATTAAAACGGATAATAAAGAAGAGCTTTTAAAAGCTATGCAAAATTATATCCCGCCTAAGAAAAAATGGGATTAAATTTTCCAATGAGTCAATTTTGACTCATTAATATATTTTTTAATTTCAAAACATAATTGAGGGAAAAACTCTAAAAAATCATCTTCAAGATTTGAGATATTTTTTGAAACAGTTCCAAAATATCTGCTGTTACTATCTCTTTTTAATAATCTTTGTGAAAGTTTTTTATCTACTCTTAAAAAAGCTTTTTCTAAATCTTGCAAAGTTTTATATCTGTTTAAAATATCATAATCAATTAACCTTTCCAAAGGAACTTGAGCATTTTTAGGAATATCTTTTAATCTGTTTCTTGCTCTTATATTAAATTCGTCAAAAAAAGCATCCATAGGGATTTTACAAAATTTATCCCAGTTTTTGGTAAGCA
It encodes the following:
- a CDS encoding ACP phosphodiesterase translates to MNWIAHIFLSEYNIDFQIGNYLADPLKGKIWQEANESLKKGMNLHKTIDSYTDSHQLFKRSKQRIGKGVLRAVVIDLTYDYLLTKNWDKFCKIPMDAFFDEFNIRARNRLKDIPKNAQVPLERLIDYDILNRYKTLQDLEKAFLRVDKKLSQRLLKRDSNSRYFGTVSKNISNLEDDFLEFFPQLCFEIKKYINESKLTHWKI
- a CDS encoding LOG family protein — its product is MTVAVFCGSSSGNSVDFVNATKELGKYFAQNGIDIVYGGGKVGLMGTIADSIMQNGGKVYGVIPEYLKDKELAHETVTKLEVVPGMHERKALMAEKADAFVALPGGAGTLEEIFEVWTWAQLGFHTKPCAFFNINGFYDKLFEMLENMCEKEFMKKEYFNKLIKTDNKEELLKAMQNYIPPKKKWD